A part of Bartonella quintana genomic DNA contains:
- the trwL gene encoding VirB2 family type IV secretion system major pilin TrwL: MKQLDNLQSKSNDKSIAIAAAITVFFMAYPAYAQVQTLDNAKTVLEKLKTELTTKIIPIAAALILLCLAIGYAGRYIEKDTFIRWAIGVIIAGSATQIAAMLLS, from the coding sequence ATGAAACAATTAGACAATCTACAATCAAAAAGTAACGACAAAAGCATCGCAATTGCTGCAGCTATAACCGTGTTCTTTATGGCTTATCCCGCGTATGCTCAAGTACAAACTCTAGATAACGCTAAAACTGTTCTAGAAAAGCTGAAGACTGAACTTACTACGAAAATTATACCTATCGCTGCTGCTCTTATACTTTTATGCTTAGCAATTGGTTATGCAGGACGCTACATCGAAAAAGATACATTCATACGGTGGGCAATCGGTGTTATCATCGCTGGTTCAGCAACCCAAATCGCCGCTATGTTGCTCTCATAA
- a CDS encoding type IV secretion system protein, with translation MKIKKIIIPLAIAVVLGIPNSAMAWWGADAVDLSRTVPNLFGSWSPPQQTGKPSDNALLLALIKQHLEVNRQQLEQAKKMQQSIMGNKASSTSQEKYTNSFFKDPQSVYDSKRKHEDISASFEKIRREEEEVSTSLAGARESIEKRSEYAALVDKAISLQAFQQTENRSKKILELLNKIDKTRDLKSIADLQAQIKGKLAMIQNEATKLQMVAYLRNTEQELISQQKQKRNLKILNSKSKEMPTIRFIR, from the coding sequence ATGAAGATAAAAAAGATAATAATTCCATTAGCAATAGCCGTAGTTTTAGGGATCCCAAACTCAGCAATGGCTTGGTGGGGAGCTGATGCAGTGGATTTAAGCCGAACAGTACCAAATTTATTTGGTTCGTGGTCCCCCCCCCAACAGACAGGTAAACCTTCAGACAATGCCTTACTGCTAGCTTTAATAAAACAACATCTCGAGGTAAATAGACAGCAACTGGAACAAGCTAAAAAAATGCAACAGTCCATAATGGGAAATAAAGCGTCCAGTACTTCACAAGAAAAATATACCAACTCTTTTTTCAAAGATCCACAATCGGTCTATGATAGTAAGAGAAAACATGAAGATATATCTGCATCATTTGAGAAGATTCGGAGAGAAGAGGAAGAAGTTTCTACCTCTCTTGCTGGAGCGCGTGAATCTATAGAGAAACGTAGCGAGTATGCAGCGTTGGTTGATAAAGCTATAAGCTTGCAAGCTTTTCAGCAAACAGAGAATCGCTCTAAAAAAATTTTAGAGTTGTTAAACAAAATCGACAAAACAAGAGATCTGAAAAGCATTGCTGACTTGCAGGCTCAGATCAAGGGCAAACTAGCCATGATCCAAAATGAAGCAACAAAATTGCAAATGGTTGCATATTTACGTAATACAGAACAGGAGCTTATAAGCCAACAAAAACAAAAACGCAATCTAAAGATTCTTAACAGTAAAAGCAAAGAAATGCCAACTATACGCTTTATCCGATGA
- a CDS encoding lytic transglycosylase domain-containing protein → MIVPSFMVLAAAYVPSIHPTIFSVQPFTFEEAVVKTEKFKQSGHNFGTSLGQINVKNLEWFCMSRFIGCVNLFDFCKNLKAVRIVLTHCYERAMSEYNNSEQTPLQAALNFYNRGSFKSSLSNAYVQKIASHVAEKAPALLSEKLQQSVQFSTKESEQTMKTEALPSSSEELEDAFTHETSSVRDAFTTENSSLTTKDSSSFER, encoded by the coding sequence ATGATTGTTCCAAGCTTTATGGTGCTCGCTGCTGCATACGTACCGTCTATTCATCCTACAATATTTTCAGTTCAACCTTTTACGTTTGAAGAAGCAGTTGTAAAAACTGAAAAGTTTAAGCAGAGCGGACATAATTTTGGCACAAGTTTGGGACAAATTAACGTCAAAAATTTGGAGTGGTTCTGTATGTCTCGCTTTATTGGTTGCGTCAATTTGTTTGATTTCTGTAAAAATCTCAAAGCTGTACGAATTGTTCTGACGCACTGCTATGAACGTGCAATGTCGGAGTACAACAACTCTGAACAAACTCCGTTGCAAGCTGCACTGAACTTTTATAACAGGGGAAGCTTTAAGAGCAGTTTGAGCAACGCTTATGTGCAGAAAATTGCCTCACATGTTGCAGAAAAAGCGCCTGCACTTCTTAGTGAAAAACTGCAACAATCTGTACAGTTTAGTACAAAAGAATCAGAACAAACAATGAAGACAGAGGCTCTTCCTTCCTCTTCCGAAGAATTGGAGGATGCCTTTACGCATGAGACAAGCAGTGTTCGTGATGCTTTCACAACAGAAAATTCCTCTTTAACGACAAAGGATTCTTCGTCCTTCGAAAGATAA
- a CDS encoding ubiquinone biosynthesis hydroxylase — MYSDLNEGIKPNKNTRANKKKEQCDLLIAGGAAVGLTLAVALKQAAPGLKIKIVDAVPQGDIPVSNIRALALSAASIRMLKQLQCWEHIKSHAQPIHSMIITDAYTNDPVKPTLLTFEGDVTPNEPFAAMVEHRELLNALKKRAKDLDIPFFANMRIIDFHQKDQHTTVTLSNEEIWQTKLLIAADGAHSKLREKAGLKNFSRPYKQTAIICTIEHEKPHHGQAIQHFLPAGPFALLPLKGNRSAVVWNEQHKTAQYYFKADALIFETEIKKRIGHRYGKLTWNGERQAFPLKLSLTRQCIKPRFVLIGDAAHTIHPLAGQGLNLGLRDSAALAEVIIETARLGLDIGSLIALERYQSWRRFETVRMALSNDWLNQLFSNDNLLLRMLRDVGLGIVNQTPKMKKYFIQEASGLTRHAPRLLHGLPL, encoded by the coding sequence GTGTATTCTGATCTCAATGAAGGTATAAAACCCAATAAAAACACTAGAGCCAATAAAAAAAAAGAACAATGTGATCTCCTCATTGCAGGTGGCGCGGCTGTCGGTTTAACGCTGGCAGTAGCGCTCAAACAAGCTGCCCCTGGTTTGAAAATTAAGATCGTCGATGCTGTTCCTCAAGGAGATATCCCTGTTTCCAATATACGCGCACTTGCCCTTTCTGCTGCCTCTATTCGTATGTTGAAACAACTGCAATGTTGGGAACATATAAAATCCCATGCTCAACCTATTCATTCAATGATCATCACAGATGCATACACAAATGATCCTGTCAAACCAACTCTTTTAACCTTTGAAGGAGACGTTACCCCCAACGAGCCCTTTGCTGCTATGGTGGAACATAGAGAGCTCCTCAATGCTTTAAAAAAGCGTGCAAAAGATCTAGATATTCCTTTCTTCGCAAACATGCGTATTATTGATTTTCACCAAAAAGATCAACACACCACTGTCACTTTAAGCAATGAAGAAATCTGGCAAACCAAGTTGCTGATTGCAGCTGACGGAGCACATTCGAAATTACGCGAAAAAGCAGGTCTTAAAAATTTTTCTCGTCCCTATAAACAAACAGCAATCATCTGCACGATTGAACATGAAAAACCCCATCATGGTCAAGCAATCCAACATTTCTTACCTGCTGGTCCTTTCGCTCTTCTCCCTCTCAAAGGAAATCGATCAGCCGTGGTGTGGAATGAACAGCATAAAACTGCGCAATATTATTTCAAAGCTGATGCTCTTATTTTTGAAACAGAAATCAAAAAACGTATTGGTCACCGATATGGAAAACTCACTTGGAATGGGGAACGCCAAGCCTTTCCTTTAAAGCTTTCTTTAACACGTCAATGTATTAAACCGCGCTTTGTTCTCATTGGTGATGCTGCGCATACAATCCATCCTCTTGCAGGACAAGGCCTCAATTTAGGATTACGCGATAGTGCCGCACTCGCCGAAGTGATTATTGAAACAGCGCGGTTAGGTCTTGATATTGGATCTCTCATTGCTCTCGAACGCTATCAAAGCTGGAGGCGTTTTGAAACTGTACGTATGGCTCTGAGCAATGACTGGCTTAACCAACTCTTTTCTAATGATAACCTGCTCTTGCGAATGCTCCGCGATGTTGGCCTTGGAATTGTCAATCAAACGCCAAAAATGAAAAAATATTTCATTCAAGAAGCCTCCGGTCTCACCCGTCATGCCCCACGTCTGCTGCACGGATTGCCACTCTAA
- the korA gene encoding KorA family transcriptional regulator, with protein MKMIEQSSIDIAFNQKAAREITIVMGSEKKWYFTFIADDPVTGKPNEYALLTQRGKLRTWANPKCLFKFLHERGVTYGKFNLNQDKQNETIKYD; from the coding sequence ATGAAAATGATAGAACAAAGCAGCATTGATATAGCATTTAATCAAAAAGCGGCACGTGAAATTACAATCGTGATGGGCTCAGAGAAGAAATGGTATTTTACGTTCATTGCAGATGATCCGGTAACCGGTAAACCAAATGAATATGCACTTCTTACACAGAGAGGAAAATTAAGAACTTGGGCCAATCCTAAATGTCTCTTTAAATTTCTTCATGAAAGAGGTGTTACTTATGGGAAATTTAATTTGAATCAGGACAAACAAAATGAAACGATCAAATATGATTAA
- a CDS encoding TrbC/VirB2 family protein, with protein MKELNTFQAKTENKNNKISTIFATLIIFLAARSACAQTASKNIDVFMGVQYGLTLIIPIAAVIILLFLLLIYVFRIISRVTFVRWTFSVIIAGAAFYISSILFHIT; from the coding sequence ATGAAAGAGTTAAATACTTTTCAAGCAAAAACTGAAAATAAAAATAACAAGATCAGTACTATTTTTGCAACTCTGATCATATTTTTAGCGGCCCGATCTGCATGTGCTCAAACAGCAAGCAAAAACATAGATGTTTTCATGGGTGTACAGTACGGATTAACTCTGATTATTCCCATTGCTGCTGTCATCATTCTTTTATTTCTCTTGCTTATTTATGTTTTTCGCATCATTTCAAGGGTTACATTCGTAAGATGGACGTTTAGTGTTATTATTGCTGGAGCAGCATTTTATATTAGCAGTATATTGTTTCACATCACCTAA
- a CDS encoding type IV secretion system protein VirB3 has translation MKSQKPEAFPLFKGATRVPTIWGVPMMPLIVMVMGVAVISMTINIFLWLIAPPLWFVMAQITKNDDKAFHIWWLWIDTKFRNRNKSFWGASSYSPSNYQKRR, from the coding sequence ATGAAATCACAAAAGCCCGAAGCATTCCCCTTATTCAAGGGAGCAACTCGTGTTCCAACAATTTGGGGTGTACCAATGATGCCGCTTATAGTTATGGTTATGGGCGTAGCCGTTATATCCATGACAATAAACATCTTTTTATGGCTTATTGCACCGCCATTGTGGTTCGTTATGGCACAAATTACCAAAAATGATGACAAAGCATTCCATATCTGGTGGTTGTGGATCGACACCAAATTTCGCAACCGTAACAAGAGCTTTTGGGGCGCATCAAGTTACAGTCCCTCTAATTACCAGAAAAGGAGATAA
- a CDS encoding H-NS family nucleoid-associated regulatory protein: MNNLKNMNLDELQEMRIQIDAELKKRQAKEKQNARRKILEIANAHGIDIADLVSKERYYRNPNNQWELWNGRGRKPKWIKEWLESGYTLEELEVK; this comes from the coding sequence GTGAACAATCTCAAAAACATGAATCTTGATGAGCTACAAGAGATGCGTATCCAAATTGATGCAGAATTAAAAAAACGACAAGCAAAAGAGAAACAGAATGCACGGCGAAAAATCCTTGAAATTGCCAATGCGCACGGAATTGATATCGCCGATCTTGTGAGCAAAGAGCGTTATTATAGAAATCCCAATAACCAATGGGAATTATGGAATGGGCGTGGGCGTAAACCTAAGTGGATTAAAGAATGGTTGGAGAGTGGTTATACGCTTGAAGAACTAGAAGTAAAATAA
- a CDS encoding VirB4 family type IV secretion/conjugal transfer ATPase, with translation MTAVESMKRLASETPVSLFIPYSHHVTDTIISTKNAEYLSVWKIDGRSHQSASEEDIFRWTKELNNTLRGIASANLSLWAHIVRRRVYEYPDSTFDKMFCYQLDEKYRQSFVGYNLMVNDLYLTIVFQPVTDKVMSFFSQHERETLDQKKMRQESCIKALNDINRTLSQSFKSYGAELLGAYEKNGHAYSSALEFLAMLVNGEYQPMPICHDRFADYMSINRPFFSKWGALGELRTTTGMRRFGMMEIKEYDTTTKPGQLNVLLESDFEFVLTQSFSVLSRHAAKDYLQRHQRNLIDARDVATSQIEQIDEALNQLVSGHFVMGEHHCTLTIYGDTIQQVRDYMAKANADMLDVAVLPKPVDLAIEAGYWAQLPGNWKWRPRPAPITSLNFLSFSSFHNFMSGKPTGNPWGPAVTILKTISKTPLYFNFHASKLEEDATNKRLLGNTAIIGQSGSGKTVLLGFLLAQAQKFKPTTVVFDKDRGMEIAIRAMGGRYLTFKPGRPSSFNPFQLPPTQDNLTFLKQFVKKLAEAGGEITHRDEEEINQAVISIMSSNIDRSLRRLSFLLQFLPNPRSSHYNAHPSVHARLAKWCQNGDYGWLFDNPQDALDLSTHQIYGFDITEFLDNPETRTPVIMYLFYRTEGMISGQRFMYIFDEFWKSLQDPYFEDLAKNKQKTIRKQNGIFVFATQEPSDALESNIAKTLIQQCATYIFLANPKANYEDYTEGFKLTDAEFELVKGLGEFSRQFLIKQGDQSALAELNLGKFNVTTDGKTIERDFSDELLVLSGTPDNAELVETLIAEVGDDPAVWLPVFLQHIKTERRVV, from the coding sequence ATGACGGCTGTTGAAAGCATGAAACGGCTTGCGTCAGAAACACCAGTAAGTTTATTTATACCCTATTCACATCATGTTACAGATACGATTATCTCTACCAAAAATGCGGAGTATTTGTCGGTCTGGAAAATTGACGGACGCTCACATCAAAGCGCTTCAGAAGAGGATATTTTTCGGTGGACTAAAGAGCTAAACAATACCCTGCGTGGTATTGCATCGGCTAATTTATCACTGTGGGCGCATATCGTACGTCGACGTGTTTATGAATATCCTGATTCAACATTTGATAAAATGTTCTGCTATCAGCTTGATGAAAAGTACCGACAAAGTTTTGTTGGTTATAATCTAATGGTCAATGATCTATATTTGACCATTGTGTTCCAACCAGTCACTGATAAGGTTATGTCGTTTTTTTCCCAGCATGAACGTGAAACGCTTGATCAAAAAAAGATGCGGCAAGAATCATGTATTAAAGCTCTCAATGATATCAACCGTACCTTAAGTCAATCGTTTAAATCTTATGGTGCGGAACTTCTTGGTGCATATGAAAAAAATGGCCACGCTTATTCTTCTGCCCTTGAATTTCTTGCAATGCTTGTCAATGGTGAATACCAGCCTATGCCAATCTGCCATGACCGTTTTGCTGACTATATGTCTATCAATCGGCCTTTCTTCTCAAAATGGGGAGCACTGGGTGAACTGCGCACAACCACTGGAATGCGCCGATTTGGAATGATGGAAATTAAGGAATATGACACGACAACCAAACCGGGCCAATTAAATGTTTTACTGGAAAGTGATTTCGAATTTGTGTTAACACAGAGCTTTTCTGTACTCTCGCGCCATGCAGCCAAGGATTATTTGCAGCGGCATCAACGAAATCTTATCGACGCTCGCGATGTAGCAACAAGTCAAATTGAGCAAATTGACGAAGCACTTAATCAACTTGTAAGTGGGCATTTTGTTATGGGTGAGCACCATTGCACATTGACCATCTATGGCGATACAATTCAACAAGTTCGTGACTATATGGCAAAAGCGAATGCGGATATGCTAGACGTTGCCGTGTTACCAAAACCTGTAGATTTGGCCATAGAAGCTGGCTATTGGGCACAACTTCCCGGAAATTGGAAATGGCGACCACGTCCCGCACCGATTACGTCACTGAACTTTTTATCATTCTCATCTTTTCATAACTTTATGTCAGGCAAACCAACCGGGAATCCATGGGGGCCGGCAGTTACAATTCTTAAAACAATAAGTAAAACACCGCTTTATTTCAATTTTCATGCCTCTAAACTCGAAGAAGATGCGACAAACAAGCGGTTACTTGGTAATACTGCAATCATTGGACAGTCTGGTTCTGGTAAAACCGTCCTTCTTGGATTTTTGTTAGCGCAAGCGCAAAAATTCAAACCGACAACTGTCGTTTTTGATAAAGATCGTGGCATGGAAATTGCCATTCGTGCTATGGGAGGACGGTATCTAACATTCAAACCTGGTAGGCCAAGTAGTTTTAATCCGTTCCAACTTCCACCGACACAAGACAACTTAACTTTTCTTAAACAATTTGTTAAAAAATTGGCAGAAGCTGGTGGCGAAATTACTCATCGCGACGAAGAGGAAATTAATCAAGCTGTCATATCTATTATGAGCAGCAACATTGACCGATCGCTCCGTCGTTTGTCTTTTCTGCTGCAATTCTTACCCAATCCGCGTTCAAGTCATTATAATGCACACCCATCTGTTCACGCTCGCTTGGCAAAATGGTGCCAAAATGGTGATTATGGATGGCTCTTTGATAATCCTCAGGATGCACTTGATCTCTCAACGCATCAAATTTACGGCTTTGATATTACAGAATTCTTAGATAATCCAGAGACTCGTACTCCAGTGATAATGTACTTGTTCTATCGTACAGAAGGGATGATCAGTGGGCAACGGTTTATGTATATCTTTGACGAGTTTTGGAAATCTTTACAGGATCCGTACTTTGAAGATTTAGCAAAGAACAAGCAAAAAACTATTCGTAAACAAAATGGTATTTTTGTTTTTGCTACGCAAGAGCCTAGTGACGCACTGGAAAGCAATATTGCTAAGACGCTCATTCAACAATGCGCAACTTACATTTTTCTAGCCAATCCTAAAGCGAATTATGAAGATTATACTGAAGGCTTCAAACTAACAGATGCTGAATTTGAACTGGTCAAAGGACTTGGTGAATTTAGTCGTCAGTTCCTCATCAAGCAAGGTGATCAGTCTGCGCTTGCAGAGCTTAACCTCGGCAAATTCAATGTCACAACTGATGGAAAAACTATCGAACGTGACTTTAGTGACGAACTCTTAGTATTATCCGGTACGCCAGATAATGCAGAGTTGGTCGAAACCCTTATCGCTGAAGTCGGGGACGATCCAGCGGTATGGTTGCCAGTTTTTTTACAACATATAAAAACTGAGAGGAGAGTAGTATGA
- a CDS encoding FtsK/SpoIIIE family DNA translocase, translating into MHQSSSPYDLLEVQNSQGSRLIEIFLRQIGVFIGLGLLGFIVFCIFALATWNVADPSLTHASINKITNFMGWPGAIFSDFFMQFFGLASLGVLLPPLFWSFLLLAQKNIHNLIFRLFLWVVSTICFVVSFALMTPLAPFTQWPLPMGLGGVLGDKILSAASLIFPVLLSPFQNVLLGVALILLSFLIAAFAGNVVWRRQSNKRKTKNVQKNEIVDPDFDVSGEVEYAADETQHGFFATAFGAILHLFYFLQARFFRFFFFKSQAKKQEKSFDRIEPIFFDEKIKCENSQDKMPASSVKNCVFKPLTASSTGDFLLPLLDYLSVSPPAARATKLSPALLKANSQELEGILLDFGVKGQIIDARPGPVVTLYEFEPAAGIKSSRIIGLADDIARSMRAISARVAVVPGRNVIGIELPNAMREMVYLREILQAQEFLESEAKLGLALGKTIGGETVIADLAKMPHLLVAGTTGSGKSVAINTMILSLLYRMTPEQCRLIMVDPKMLELSIYDGIPHLLTPVVTDSKKAVIALKWAVREMEERYSKMSKLGVRNIDGFNARLKEAESQGETMVRTIQVGFDHETGEPLYETETLDFSPMPYIVVIIDEMADLMMVAGKDIEGAVQRLAQMARAAGIHVIMATQRPSVDVITGTIKANFPTRISFSVSSKIDSRTILGEQGAEQLLGQGDMLLMMGGGRIQRVHGPFVADDEVEQVVTHLKAQARPDYLETITQEITENEASVSLASSSSADDPYSQAVAIVLRDRKASTSYIQRRLGIGYNRAASLIERMEEEGIISAANHAGKREILVPAEEERF; encoded by the coding sequence ATGCACCAAAGTTCTTCTCCTTATGATTTATTAGAAGTGCAGAACTCTCAAGGTTCGCGGCTCATTGAAATATTTTTGCGCCAAATTGGGGTTTTCATAGGGCTTGGGCTTTTGGGTTTTATTGTTTTTTGCATTTTTGCTTTGGCAACTTGGAATGTTGCAGATCCGTCATTAACGCATGCAAGTATAAATAAAATTACCAACTTTATGGGGTGGCCAGGTGCAATTTTCTCAGATTTTTTTATGCAGTTTTTTGGTCTGGCAAGTCTTGGTGTTTTGCTGCCACCATTATTTTGGTCGTTTCTTTTGCTGGCACAGAAGAATATCCACAATTTGATTTTTCGCCTTTTTTTATGGGTGGTCTCAACGATTTGTTTTGTAGTTTCTTTTGCTCTTATGACACCTCTTGCTCCTTTTACGCAATGGCCATTGCCGATGGGTTTGGGAGGGGTTTTGGGTGATAAAATTTTAAGTGCTGCTTCTTTAATCTTTCCTGTCCTTCTTTCTCCATTTCAGAATGTGCTCTTGGGTGTTGCTCTTATCTTGTTAAGTTTTTTGATAGCTGCTTTTGCTGGCAATGTTGTGTGGCGGCGTCAATCAAATAAAAGAAAAACAAAAAACGTCCAGAAAAACGAAATCGTGGATCCAGATTTCGATGTGTCAGGAGAGGTAGAATATGCTGCAGATGAAACACAGCACGGTTTTTTTGCTACAGCTTTTGGAGCTATTTTACACCTTTTTTATTTTTTACAAGCACGGTTTTTTCGTTTTTTCTTCTTTAAAAGTCAGGCTAAAAAACAAGAAAAGTCATTTGATCGGATTGAACCAATTTTCTTTGATGAAAAAATAAAATGCGAAAATTCTCAAGATAAGATGCCTGCTTCTTCGGTTAAAAACTGTGTTTTCAAACCTTTAACGGCTTCTTCAACGGGTGATTTTCTTCTTCCGCTTTTAGATTATCTTTCGGTTTCTCCACCAGCAGCAAGGGCGACAAAACTTTCTCCTGCTCTCTTAAAAGCCAACTCTCAGGAACTTGAAGGTATTTTGTTAGATTTTGGGGTCAAGGGGCAAATTATTGATGCACGTCCTGGTCCAGTGGTGACTTTGTATGAATTTGAACCGGCTGCAGGCATTAAGTCTTCCCGGATTATCGGTCTGGCAGATGATATTGCACGCTCGATGCGTGCGATTTCAGCCCGTGTTGCTGTGGTTCCAGGACGCAATGTGATTGGAATCGAATTGCCCAATGCAATGCGTGAGATGGTTTATTTACGGGAAATTTTACAAGCTCAGGAATTCTTAGAGAGCGAAGCAAAATTAGGTCTTGCTTTGGGCAAAACAATAGGTGGTGAAACGGTTATCGCGGATTTAGCAAAAATGCCCCATCTTTTGGTGGCAGGCACAACAGGATCGGGAAAGTCTGTTGCCATTAATACGATGATTTTATCGCTTCTTTATCGTATGACACCTGAGCAATGTCGTCTCATTATGGTCGATCCGAAAATGCTTGAACTTTCGATTTATGATGGCATTCCCCATTTGTTAACACCTGTGGTAACAGATTCTAAAAAAGCAGTGATTGCGCTTAAGTGGGCTGTTCGTGAAATGGAAGAGCGCTACAGTAAAATGTCAAAACTTGGGGTACGCAACATTGATGGGTTTAATGCGCGTCTCAAAGAGGCTGAAAGTCAGGGAGAGACAATGGTGCGTACAATTCAAGTTGGATTTGATCATGAGACCGGCGAACCTCTTTATGAAACGGAAACACTCGATTTCAGTCCTATGCCCTATATTGTTGTCATTATTGATGAAATGGCCGATTTGATGATGGTTGCTGGCAAAGATATTGAAGGAGCAGTGCAACGCTTAGCACAAATGGCGCGTGCTGCCGGTATCCACGTGATTATGGCTACACAGCGTCCTTCGGTGGATGTGATTACCGGCACGATTAAAGCCAATTTCCCCACACGCATTTCTTTTTCTGTGAGTTCGAAAATCGATAGTCGAACCATTCTGGGTGAACAGGGGGCTGAGCAATTGTTGGGACAAGGAGATATGCTTTTAATGATGGGAGGAGGACGTATCCAGCGTGTTCATGGACCTTTTGTGGCCGATGATGAAGTGGAGCAAGTTGTCACGCATCTTAAAGCACAAGCACGCCCTGATTATTTGGAGACCATTACACAAGAGATCACAGAGAATGAGGCCAGTGTTTCCTTAGCATCTTCTTCTTCAGCTGATGATCCCTATAGTCAAGCTGTTGCTATTGTTCTTCGTGATCGTAAGGCTTCGACCTCTTATATCCAGCGCCGTTTAGGTATTGGCTATAATCGTGCTGCTTCACTGATTGAGCGTATGGAAGAAGAAGGCATTATTAGTGCTGCAAATCATGCAGGGAAACGGGAAATTTTGGTGCCTGCTGAGGAAGAACGCTTTTAA
- the trwL gene encoding VirB2 family type IV secretion system major pilin TrwL, protein MKRSNMIKIAVHNRTTATVVAIIVFLITHPTYTYAQDLGKVKTALETFQNQLKTIIPVAAALILLCLAIGYAGRYIEKDTFIRWAIGVVIAGSAAQIANMLFTSG, encoded by the coding sequence ATGAAACGATCAAATATGATTAAAATAGCGGTTCATAATAGGACTACTGCAACTGTAGTGGCTATTATTGTGTTTCTCATAACTCATCCTACATATACTTACGCACAGGATTTGGGGAAAGTAAAAACTGCTTTAGAGACATTCCAGAATCAATTGAAGACGATTATTCCTGTTGCTGCTGCTCTTATACTTTTATGCTTAGCAATTGGTTATGCAGGACGCTATATAGAAAAAGATACATTCATACGGTGGGCAATCGGTGTTGTCATCGCTGGTTCAGCAGCTCAAATCGCTAATATGTTGTTTACATCTGGATAA
- the trwL gene encoding VirB2 family type IV secretion system major pilin TrwL, which produces MKRPNIKIVVYNKTIAAMIVFIMSYPVYAQAQNLTTAKNALNKFQSELKAIIPVAAALILLCLAIGYAGRYIEKDTFIRWAIGVVIAGSATQIANMLFLN; this is translated from the coding sequence ATGAAACGACCAAATATTAAAATAGTAGTTTATAATAAAACTATCGCAGCTATGATTGTATTTATTATGTCTTACCCTGTATATGCCCAAGCACAAAATTTAACGACAGCAAAAAATGCTTTAAACAAATTCCAGAGTGAATTGAAGGCGATTATTCCTGTTGCTGCTGCCCTTATACTTTTATGCTTAGCAATTGGTTATGCAGGACGCTATATCGAAAAAGATACATTCATACGGTGGGCAATCGGCGTTGTCATCGCTGGTTCAGCAACTCAAATCGCTAATATGTTGTTCTTAAATTAA
- the trwL gene encoding VirB2 family type IV secretion system major pilin TrwL: MKRLNNLQSKSNDKSIAIAVATIVFFMVHSAYAQVGGLTNAQKVLDSFKKQLDMIIPIAAALILLCLAIGYAGRYIEKDTFIRWAIGVVIAGSATQIATMLFKAT; encoded by the coding sequence ATGAAACGGTTAAATAATCTACAATCAAAAAGTAACGACAAAAGCATCGCAATTGCTGTAGCTACGATCGTGTTCTTTATGGTTCATTCTGCGTATGCGCAAGTGGGCGGTTTGACGAATGCTCAAAAGGTCTTAGACAGCTTCAAAAAACAATTGGATATGATTATTCCTATTGCTGCTGCTCTTATACTTTTATGCTTAGCAATTGGTTATGCAGGACGCTATATCGAAAAAGATACATTCATACGGTGGGCAATCGGCGTTGTCATCGCTGGTTCAGCAACTCAAATCGCCACAATGCTTTTTAAAGCTACATAG